The Triticum dicoccoides isolate Atlit2015 ecotype Zavitan chromosome 6A, WEW_v2.0, whole genome shotgun sequence genome has a window encoding:
- the LOC119318421 gene encoding mRNA-decapping enzyme subunit 2-like — MAMAGGGGLNRSSSRGQLPPQELLDDLCSRFVLNVPKEDLESFERILFLLEQAHWFYEDNSVEHNPSLKSLSFKDFTSLMFNSCAALRPYRAHLDDIYKDFTHYKFRVPVSGAIILDDNYDRCLLVKGWKSSASWSFPRGKRSKDEEDHTCAVREVLEETGCDVSKLLKMDDHIEVSIGQQRVRLYIITGVKEDTVFAPQTKKEISEISWHRIDDLLPASDDAISRGVNGMKLYMVAPFLMGLKSWIGTHRSQVYQKSDTSARGTVWKAKNPSGVFVPVENPVITRAGSDTQNPVITRAGSGTQHVDNRPGKSFRSFRFDTASILQSMEASFLHT, encoded by the exons ATGGCGATGGCGGGCGGCGGGGGACTGAACCGGTCCTCATCGCGGGGGCAGCTGCCGCCGCAGGAGCTCCTCGACGATCTCTGCAG CCGGTTCGTGCTGAACGTGCCCAAGGAGGACCTGGAGTCGTTCGAGCGGATCCTGTTCCTGCTGGAGCAGGCGCACTGGTTCTACGAGGACAACTCCGTGGAGCACAACCCCTCCCTCAAGTCCCTCTCCTTCAAGGACTTCACCTCCCTAA TGTTCAACAGCTGCGCCGCTCTCAGGCCCTACCGCGCGCACCTCGACGACATCTACAAGGACTTCACGCACTACAAGTTCCGGGTCCCCGTCTCCGGCGCCATCATCCTCGATGACAACTATGACAGG TGCTTACTTGTGAAAGGATGGAAGTCTAGTGccagctggagtttcccccgtggaAAGAGGAGCAAAGATGAAGAGGATCATACTTGTGCAGTTAGAGAA GTTCTGGAGGAGACTGGGTGTGATGTTTCTAAGCTGTTGAAAATGGATGACCACATTGAAGTTTCAATTGGACAACAGAGAGTTCGACTCTATATTATTACGGGTGTTAAGGAAGATACTGTTTTTGCTCCTCAAACTAAGAAAGAAATCAGT GAGATCTCATGGCACAGAATTGATGATCTTCTACCTGCTAGCGATGATGCAATATCTCGTGGAGTGAATGGGATGAAGCTTTATATGGTTGCACCATTTTTGAT GGGTCTAAAATCATGGATAGGCACACATCGGTCCCAAGTATATCAGAAGTCAGATACATCTGCTAGAG GTACTGTGTGGAAAGCGAAGAATCCCTCGGGTGTCTTTGTGCCTGTCGAGAACCCTGTTATTACTAGAGCAGGATCTGACACACAGAACCCTGTAATTACTAGAGCAGGATCTGGCACGCAGCACGTCGACAACCGccctggcaaaagcttcagaagctTCAGATTCGATACGGCCAGTATCCTGCAGTCCATGGAAGCTTCCTTTCTGCATACCTAG